In Nerophis lumbriciformis linkage group LG04, RoL_Nlum_v2.1, whole genome shotgun sequence, a single window of DNA contains:
- the nes gene encoding nestin produces the protein MERHAHAHFQRGHLAQEKHQMLDLNRRLESYLGRVKSLEEENALLAQEIRALRRGNDGASARKKNMEKELCEARVALDAAWRDRVCTEIEVRKLSEELQVLDWHWQQEAQAHVEAKTKVEVSRKELEEEHRAQRWLREKIGQLEDEMSLLVQTHQQDVAHLEATLTHSTASVPTRFAQRGNATSDLHQLEQELHHRATRAWQEMAEAYQAQLVGLEESLNQNQARLSQADREKSENQAKLRALERDMVSAQDVRLHLERSADQQQEEHMQNIHTLQEHWEGLEREKEDLGQQLDLLVVENRGLLQEKMSLSLEVATYRALLDGEGLQRNDVALQKQSRNIYFQDAPLKTFRENYQPSVRRNTTPLSSPLRRQPATFDTTTLLRSTTKTTSEPQTESREPDDEDTTTAKQESPYPKILQEGAVEEFRAQEVDEKVTYAEPLSPSGEEDEEEHPDGDMCEDDAIVVEEKAAVSFQLQSSQPPLSKELIQKQSQSQEKTSDFLGMTKDTFSSSAECDQKQTTDVSIKTSPEEECVSKDVQEETEALVQATPESKRILSFSQCEEVDMPNISKDHTAEIRQEIIYSTLAEAVDTLYPDGEEMDTWDSVMKKIHVESNVPKPEAEVKTEYAEPEEDISTRRSEPSREEMKKQDDHTSNIHDEHSQSSNNQEDEDEDSQNVSVSWRTELESDSYAQDNTLADTRPLIRYKSDETDANTQASHMDESESSDGEQDQKTGDAATWTETKAKNFGTMEDLCEDVEEEAVECKQEYSDDKDAGVDKVTLEASEVILDEDVRSTPVVLQDIPYDDEEIDTDRLVELELENLSTDRYASHFAQQLDKESEAELLEDHEDEAMTTEQKDDEKVNSCMNTDVKVEDDLETKDFTRSLVDSQDVKEDEDNRVASEAPGRKEEDFHFNVSMETHAGETFSEFLNRTAMVEEVMEGEIEEVVEEEIEVVGEEIEEVLEEKGVEEEIEKVLEDNRVASEAPGRKKEDFHFNVSMETHTDETFSEFLNRTDMVEEVMEGEIEEVVREETEEVGEETEVVLEEEVVEEEIEEVVGEDTEEVSEEDTEEVSEEEIEEVVEEIKEYAVEYVEEEEMEEVSEEEIEEVVEKIKEYVVEDEMEEVVEEEVVEKEVGAKKIEELVEETEVVEEEMEVVGEKTEQVVEEVVEEEVVEEEKENLGEPKTGLEKLEDLIPKAVEATSCLPEENLVGDTAGCLAAEWTVLENLSKDFDITALSDEDEACGETAQSRPCDSATIFEAQPVEISPETALEENVIIAVKDSAEFLKTNGRDKQDFWAASLEDSAAFRADDDATENTNVTFGGGLAWGKAVNGSSAHGRTPQEGGSVHSEESEAEGGCWSSGDE, from the exons ATGGAGAGGCACGCTCATGCACACTTCCAGCGAGGTCACCTGGCCCAGGAGAAGCACCAGATGCTGGACCTGAACCGACGCCTGGAGAGCTACCTGGGCCGGGTAAAATCCCTGGAGGAGGAGAACGCGCTGCTCGCCCAGGAGATCCGAGCCCTGCGGCGCGGCAATGACGGCGCCTCGGCGAGGAAGAAGAACATGGAGAAAGAACTCTGTGAGGCCAGAGTGGCGCTCGACGCGGCTTGGAGGGACCGAGTCTGCACGGAGATAGAGGTCCGCAAGCTGAGCGAGGAGTTGCAGGTTTTGGACTGGCACTGGCAGCAGGAGGCTCAGGCCCATGTAGAAGCCAAGACCAAGGTGGAGGTGAGCAGGAAGGAGCTGGAGGAGGAGCACAGAGCTCAGAGGTGGCTCAGGGAGAAGATCGGCCAGCTGGAGGATGAAATGAGCCTCCTGGTTCAGACCCATCAGCAGGACGTGGCCCACTTGGAAGCGACCCTGACCCATTCCACGGCGTCGGTGCCGACCCGCTTCGCTCAGAGGGGCAACGCGACTTCTGACCTCCACCAGCTGGAGCAGGAGCTCCACCACAGGGCCACCAGAGCCTGGCAGGAGATGGCGGAGGCCTACCAGGCCCAGTTGGTTGGGCTGGAGGAGTCTCTGAACCAGAATCAAGCCCGCTTGAGCCAAGCGGACCGGGAAAAGAGCGAGAACCAGGCGAAGCTGCGAGCGCTGGAGAGGGACATGGTCTCTGCTCAAGACGTCAGGCTGCATCTGGAGAGGAGTGCAGACCAGCAGCAGGAGGAACACATGCAGAACATCCACACACTGCAG GAGCACTGGGAGGGCCTGGAGAGGGAGAAGGAGGATCTAGGTCAGCAGCTTGATCTTCTCGTTGTGGAGAACCGAGGCCTGCTGCAGGAGAAGATGTCTCTGAGCCTGGAGGTTGCCAcctacag AGCTTTGCTGGACGGCGAGGGCCTTCAAAGAAACGACGTCGCTCTGCAGAAACAGTCcagaaacatttattttcaag ACGCACCGTTGAAGACTTTCCGAGAGAATTATCAGCCATCTGTTCGCCGGAACACCACTCCCCTCTCATCACCTCTCCGCCGACAGCCAGCAACATTTGATACCACGACGCTCTTGAGGAGCACAACTAAAACCACCAGTGAACCTCAGACGGAATCAAGGGAGCCTGATGATGAAGATACAACTACGGCCAAACAAGAAAGCCCGTATCCCAAAATACTGCAGGAAGGAGCAGTGGAAGAGTTTAGAGCACAGGAAGTGGACGAGAAAGTGACCTACGCAGAGCCTCTTTCTCCTTCAGGAGAGGAGGATGAAGAGGAGCATCCTGATGGAGACATGTGTGAAGATGATGCTATTGTTGTCGAGGAAAAAGCAGCTGTCAGCTTCCAGCTTCAGTCTTCACAGCCACCACTTTCTAAGGAGCTAATTCAGAAACAATCTCAGAGCCAGGAGAAGACATCAGACTTTCTGGGAATGACAAAGGACACATTCAGTTCCTCAGCTGAATGTGATCAAAAACAGACAACTGATGTTTCGATTAAGACGTCTCCGGAGGAAGAGTGCGTGAGCAAAGATGTGCAGGAGGAAACAGAGGCCTTAGTCCAAGCGACTCCAGAATCCAAGAGAATCCTCTCCTTTTCCCAGTGTGAGGAAGTAGATATGCCAAACATCTCCAAGGATCACACGGCTGAGATCAGGCAGGAAATAATCTACTCCACCTTGGCGGAAGCAGTGGATACATTGTATCCTGATGGAGAAGAGATGGATACGTGGGACAGTGTGATGAAGAAGATTCATGTTGAGTCAAATGTTCCCAAACCGGAGGCAGAAGTAAAAACAGAATATGCAGAACCAGAGGAAGACATCTCAACAAGAAGGTCTGAGCCAAGCAGAGAAGAGATGAAGAAGCAAGACGACCACACGTCCAACATTCATGATGAGCATTCTCAAAGTTCCAACAACCAAGAGGATGAAGATGAAGACTCGCAAAATGTCTCTGTGTCCTGGAGGACCGAGCTGGAGAGCGACAGCTATGCTCAGGACAACACTCTGGCCGACACACGTCCTCTAATTCGATACAAGAGCGACGAGACGGATGCCAACACTCAGGCGTCGCACATGGACGAAAGCGAGTCCAGCGATGGCGAGCAGGACCAGAAGACTGGAGACGCTGCCACCTGGACCGAGACCAAGGCCAAGAACTTTGGAACCATGGAGGATCTTTGTGAGGATGTGGAAGAGGAAGCAGTGGAGTGCAAACAGGAATATTCTGATGATAAAGATGCTGGAGTGGACAAAGTCACCTTAGAAGCCAGTGAGGTTATTTTGGATGAAGATGTGAGGAGCACACCTGTGGTCCTCCAAGATATTCCGTACGACGATGAAGAGATCGACACGGACAGACTTGTAGAGCTGGAATTGGAAAACCTCTCCACGGATCGATACGCCTCTCACTTTGCTCAGCAGCTGGACAAGGAAAGCGAGGCGGAGCTTCTTGAGGACCATGAAGATGAAGCCATGACAACGGAACAAAAAGATGACGAGAAAGTAAACTCCTGCATGAATACAGATGTCAAAGTAGAAGACGATCTGGAAACAAAAGACTTCACAAGGTCTCTGGTGGACTCTCAAGACGTGAAGGAGGACGAGGACAACAGAGTTGCTTCAGAGGCTCCAGGAAGAAAGGAGGAAGACTTTCACTTTAATGTTTCCATGGAGACTCATGCTGGTGAAACCTTTAGTGAGTTCCTCAACAGGACTGCCATGGTTGAAGAAGTGATGGAAGGAGAAATAGaagaagtagtagaagaagaaataGAAGTAGTAGGAGAAGAAATAGAAGAAGTATTAGAAGAAAAAGGAGTAGAAGAAGAAATAGAAAAAGTATTAGAAGACAACCGGGTTGCTTCAGAGGCTCCAGGAAGAAAGAAGGAAGACTTTCACTTTAATGTTTCCATGGAGACACATACTGATGAAACCTTTAGTGAGTTCCTCAACAGGACTGACATGGTTGAAGAAGTAATGGAAGGAGAAATAGAAGAAGTAGTAAGAGAAGAAACAGAAGAAGTAGGAGAAGAAACAGAAGTAGTAttagaagaagaagtagtagaagaagaaataGAAGAAGTAGTAGGAGAAGACACAGAAGAAGTATCGGAAGAAGACACAGAAGAAGTATCGGAAGAAGAAATAGAAGAAGTAGTAGAAGAAATAAAAGAATATGCAGTGGAATATGTAGAGGaagaagaaatggaagaagtatcGGAGGAAGAAATAGAAGAAGTAGtagaaaaaataaaagaatatgtAGTGGAAGACGAAATGGaagaagtagtagaagaagaagtagtagaaAAAGAAGTAGGAGCAAAAAAAATAGAAGAATTAGTAGAAGAAACAGAAGTAGTGGAAGAAGAAATGGAAGTAGTAGGAGAAAAAACGGAACAAGTGGTGGAAGAAGTAGTAGAAGAggaagtagtagaagaagaaaaagagaacCTAGGAGAGCCAAAGACTGGCCTGGAAAAGCTAGAAGATCTCATCCCCAAGGCCGTAGAagctacttcctgtttgcctgaGGAGAACCTAGTAGGAGACACTGCAGGTTGTCTAGCAGCTGAATGGACCGTCCTGGAGAACCTCAGCAAGGACTTTGACATCACAGCTCTAAGCGATGAAGACGAGGCATGTGGGGAAACTGCCCAGAGTCGTCCTTGCGACAGTGCCACCATATTTGAGGCGCAGCCTGTTGAAATCTCTCCTGAAACGGCGCTCGAGGAGAACGTCATCATCGCCGTGAAGGACTCGGCGGAATTCCTCAAAACAAACGGCAGAGACAAGCAAGATTTCTGGGCGGCGTCCTTGGAGGACAGCGCCGCTTTCCGAGCAGATGACGACGCGACAGAGAATACCAACGTCACGTTTGGCGGCGGACTGGCTTGGGGGAAGGCGGTCAACGGAAGCTCCGCCCACGGACGCACCCCTCAGGAGGGCGGGTCGGTCCATTCTGAGGAGTCGGAGGCAGAGGGTGGATGCTGGTCTTCTGGGGACGAGTAG